In the genome of Dyadobacter fermentans DSM 18053, the window AAACATTTTCTTAGGAAGCCTTTGAAGGAGATCAAAGATGGGAGATCGGAGTTTAAAGTGAGAATTTGTTCCTACGCTAATGAGTTTGAACTTGTCGAGAAGCAGGAGCAAATGGATGATGTTTATGTGATTTCCAAGCGGAATATATTTACATGGGAAGCACGACCTGATTTGAATATTGAATTAATTGAAACAAACGAAATAGCGGAAATCAAATATCTATTTCAACTAGCCACGACCATATGAAAGAGATTGGAAAAGTCCTTGACAGTTCGCCAAATAATATCACAATATCAGTCAAGGATTACAAAACCTTTGAAGAAAACAAGAAGGAACTTCAAATTGGACGATATATACAGATATCAGATGGTAATTTGAACTTTGTGGTTGCACAGATTCAGAATATCAAATCTACCGTAACCACGGATCCAGAATCAAACCTAAAATTTGTTCTGACCACGCAGCCAATTGGTTATATCGAGAGCGATATTTTCAAACGTGGATCATCTTTGATTCCAAGTCCAACTGAACCAGCCTTTATTGTTGACGATACCTCATTAGATATAATATTTAAGAGCCAAGCTCAATATAATTTTCCATTTGGAAAAATAATTCATAGCAATATAGATTTTTTAATCGATGCAAATAAATTTTTCAGTAAACATATCGCATTGGTTGGGTCTACTGGATCTGGCAAGTCGTGTACAGTAGCCAAGATCTTGCAGGACGCAGTGGGTATATCTGGAAAGAAAAACCTATATTTTGAAAGAAAGCGAAATTCGCACGTAATAATTTTTGATATTCACTCAGAATATCAATCTGCCTTTTCACTCGATTCAGCTGAGCAATTCAGCTTGAACGTACTGGATGTTGATACGCTTAAATTGCCCTATTGGCTAATGAATTCGTCAGAACTGGAAGCGCTTTTCATTGAAGGAAATGAAATGAATCATCACAACCAAATATCTCAGTTTAAGAAGGCAGTCATTTTAAATAAGGAAAAACACAATCCTGGGTTGAAGGAAAATATAACTTACGACACGCCAGTATTCTTTGATATTAATGAAGTGTTCAACTATATATCCAATATTAACTCATTAACCGTCTACAAAGAGGACGATAAATTGCTATTAGCATCATTGACAGCAAAAAACTTAGAGTATTCAGAAAAAAATCTCTGGAATCTTATCGAGTTTGAAGATTCTACCGCTACCTCAAAACATGAACTATTGAAAGCTAAAGTGTCGCGGCATGGGGGATTTTATGGTGAATTTGATCGATTTATATCTAGGTTAGAAACTAAGCTAAAAGACAAAAGACTTAAATTTATCCTCGATCCTCAAAAATTGGATAATTCGAGGTACATTACTTCTGACTTTGAAGGAATACTTCGACAATTTCTTGGATATCTCGACAAATGTAATGTTACAATTGTCGACCTGAGCGGAATTCCATTTGAGGTAC includes:
- a CDS encoding ATP-binding protein; amino-acid sequence: MKEIGKVLDSSPNNITISVKDYKTFEENKKELQIGRYIQISDGNLNFVVAQIQNIKSTVTTDPESNLKFVLTTQPIGYIESDIFKRGSSLIPSPTEPAFIVDDTSLDIIFKSQAQYNFPFGKIIHSNIDFLIDANKFFSKHIALVGSTGSGKSCTVAKILQDAVGISGKKNLYFERKRNSHVIIFDIHSEYQSAFSLDSAEQFSLNVLDVDTLKLPYWLMNSSELEALFIEGNEMNHHNQISQFKKAVILNKEKHNPGLKENITYDTPVFFDINEVFNYISNINSLTVYKEDDKLLLASLTAKNLEYSEKNLWNLIEFEDSTATSKHELLKAKVSRHGGFYGEFDRFISRLETKLKDKRLKFILDPQKLDNSRYITSDFEGILRQFLGYLDKCNVTIVDLSGIPFEVLSVCVSLISRLVFDFAFHYSKLQHKDSKHNDIPFLIVCEEAHNYVPKSGGAEYNASKKSLERIAKEGRKYGLSLMVVSQRPSEVSETIFSQCNNFISLRLTNVNDQNYVKALMPENSNSVSDILPNLGQGECLIVGDATLIPSVVKLEKPNPEPKSQSINFQDEWKEDWRDIDFTDIIKRWKREVAQK